One region of Danio rerio strain Tuebingen ecotype United States chromosome 5, GRCz12tu, whole genome shotgun sequence genomic DNA includes:
- the smn1 gene encoding survival motor neuron protein 1, with protein MANGAEDVVFCRGTGQSDDSDIWDDTALIKAYDKAVASFKNALKGEDGATPQENDNPGKKRKNNKKNKSRKRCNAAPDKEWQVGDSCYAFWSEDGNLYTATITSVDQEKGTCVVFYTDYGNEEEQNLSDLLTEPPDMDEDALKTANVKETESSTEESDRSFTPQKSGHAKHKSKSNFPMGPPSWFPSFPPGPPPPPPHFKKMDGRRGEGPGPSFPGWPPMIPLGPPMIPPPPPMSPDFGEDDEALGSMLISWYMSGYHTGYYMGLRQGRKEAAASKKSHRK; from the exons AGTGATGATTCTGACATTTGGGATGATACAGCTTTGATTAAAGCATACGATAAAGCTGTTGCATCATTCAAG AATGCTTTGAAAGGTGAGGATGGGGCGACCCCACAAGAAAACGACAACCCAGGGAAGAAgaggaaaaacaacaaaaagaataAGAGCAGGAAGAGATGCAACGCAGCACCGGATAAAGAG TGGCAGGTTGGAGACTCCTGTTATGCGTTCTGGTCTGAAGATGGCAACCTGTACACTGCCACCATTACCTCAGTCGACCAGGAGAAGGGCACCTGTGTGGTCTTTTACACAGATTATGGAAATGAGGAGGAGCAGAACCTCAGTGACCTTCTGACTGAGCCTCCAGACATGGATGAAGATGCTCTGAAGACAGCAAAT GTCAAAGAAACAGAGTCCTCCACAGAAGAGAGTGATCGCTCTTTCACCCCACAGAAGTCCGGTCATGCAAAGCACAAATCTAAAAGCAATTTTCCTATGGGACCCCCATCATGGTTTCCCAGTTTCCCACCTGGACCGCCACCACCACCACCCCACTTTAAAAAG ATGGATGGCAGACGAGGAGAAGGTCCTGGTCCTTCCTTTCCTGGATGGCCTCCCATGATTCCACTCGGTCCACCG ATGATCCCACCACCGCCACCTATGAGTCCAGACTTTGGGGAGGACGACGAGGCTTTGGGCAGTATGCTGATTTCCTGGTATATGAGCGGCTATCACACTGGATACTATATG ggTTTAAGACAGGGCCGTAAAGAGGCTGCTGCATCCAAGAAATCGCATCGGAAATAA